In Rhodopirellula sp. P2, the DNA window GTGGTTCTGGATGCATCCAAGTCGGGCGACGAAGCCAAACTGGGACGCTGGGACTTTGGTCCCGATCAATTGGTTCGTTTGCAGCAAATGTCCGCGGTGGATCTGCCTCGAGATTCGTTGCGAATCCCGATTCGTTGGAAGGACAAGCGTCCTGAGGGCGAAAAGGTGGTGGTGTTTGTGAGGCTGAAGCAAGGCGATCGAGATGTCCGCTGCGATGTCGAGATGGATCTGCGTTCCAAAGCATCCGTGGCGGGTTGGTTGCCTCGTCGTTGACGCCGCCCGACTTCTCCATGGGCGGAGTTCTCAGGTGCTATGCACCGCAGTTCACAGGTGCCTACCCAGCAGTGACTTGCAGAACCCCACCCAACGCAGGAGGTCGTGCAGTTTTATTTCACCCTCCCTGAGGGTTGGCCTGCTGCGGCCCGGGGAGGGTGGGATCTCAATGCAAGTGGCATTGGATTTCCACCCCGAGCGATCACGGGGGATCCTCTGGAGCCAGGCATGCAAATTCGCCTCGGAGGAGCCAACATCGGTGGCTCGAGGTGGCATCCCCGGGACCGTCTCGCCATCTCGTGATGGTTGTGCCGGTTGGTTGGATTATCGAAACCGGCTTGCCGCAACCCAGACTGATCTGACGCGGTGACATCTTCCTCGATTGGCGACGGGTGAGGGGATGACCTAGGGTTCAGAGTAACCTCTGTCTCGGTCCTCCCAAACCAACTTGGTCGTTCTCAATGGGCATGAATTCCATCGATCCTGCCATGGATCTCAGCTCGCTGCCAATCATTCCCATCCTGATGATTGCAGCTGTGTTTTGCCTGGCAACCATTGTGGTTTATGGCTACGCGATGAAGTGGAGTCTGTCACTCGCTGGCTGCGGTCAGCATGGATTTGGGTGGTCGTTTTGCGTGTCGTTCGCGGCGGGGATGTCGAGTGGGTTGGTGTCCATTGTGCTGGCCTTCTTCGCCGATTCTGTCCCTCCGTTTTTGCCGATCATTCTGGCGATGGTCGCCGCGGTTTTGACCGTCTCTGTCATGACGCAAAGCGGGCCCATTGCGTCTGGCGTTGCCTACATGGCATTCATGTTCATCGGTGGGATGGGGATGATGCTCACGGTGGCTGTGCTGGCAGTCGCTTCCTTTGCCTTCATCGAAATGGGTGAATTCGCGAAGATGGCGCAGGCGATGGAACCGGACATGAACGCGGATGTTGAATCGACTGCCGCCGAAGAAGACATGTGGGCTGCACTCCCAAGGCAACTCGACAACGCATTCTTTGAGAGCGAAGAGTCGGTCAGTGAAGTGAGTGCGTCGGACGAGCATCGCATCTCAGGCGATTTTTCCATGGACCAGCCACACGGTGAGAGCCAAGCCGCGGATCCCGTTCGGGAAGATGACGCACAGACGCCCCGTCCGAACAGCGTCCAAGTCAATCCCTTCGTTGAGTGAGCCTGGTCCCCAGGCGTGTCTGAATTTCGCTCGTGAAGCGATTGGGTGGCTGTGGCCGGGTGTGCGACGCATTGCCGTGCACCGAGTCGACCGTGTTCAGCTGAACAAAGCTTCGATTGGGTGCCCGTCTCGAACCAGCGTGATGGGGCGACCGGTGTCGCTTTCAAATTCCATCGTGGGATCAATGCCGAGGTTCCGGTAGAAGCTGGCCGCAACGTCATCTGGTGTGATGGCCTCGTGCCGCGGTCCCGCAGCGGTGTCATCGCTTTCTCCGATCACCTGTCCACCGCGGACGTTGCCGCCTGCCATCAGCATGAACATGCAACGCGGGTAGTGATCGCGACCACCTTCAACGCTGCGATCATTGATCTTGGGCGTGCGTCCAAATTCGCCCGTGACAAACACGGCGGTGGATTCGAGCAGGCCACGTTGCTCCAGACCGACCAGCAATCCGCTGAGGCCGGCGTCCAATTTGGGAAGCTGTTGCTCCTTCAATTTGGTGAAGTTGTCCTGGTGAGTGTCCCAGCCTCCCAGTTGCAGCGAAACAAAACGAACATCGGATTCGATCAGACGCAGGGCGAGCAAGCAGCTTTGGCTGAACGCATCTTCGCCGAACTGCTTCCGCATGCTCTCGGGTTCGCGTGATATGTCGAAGGCTTCCCGTGCTCGCGAAGAGGTGATCATTGCGTAGGCTTGTTCGCCAAAGCGGTCCAGACCTTGAAGCAAGGATTCGCTTTTCTCGAGCGCGGCAAAGCGACGATCCAGTTTCTTCAGCAGGCTTTGGCGGCGCGTGACTTCATCGATCGAAACATTGCCGGGAAGCGAGATTCCTCGAACGGAGAATGGTTGGTTGGGAGTCGGCGTCGCCTTGGTTTCCAGAGCGGCGTGTTGGATGCCTAGGAATCCTGCGCCGTGCGACGCTTTGGGAATCGCGACATGGTTGGGAATGTCATGATCGCCAGGACGCTGCTGCGTCATCACGGCGCCGTAGCTGGGGTATTCCAGGGAAGGAATGGGACGTGTCCCACTGTTGATGTATTCGCGGCCCAGTTGGTGCGCGGCGAGGGTGTGGCTGACACCTCGCAGAATCGCGAATTTGTCGGCAACCTGAGCCAGTTTCGGCAAGTGTTCGCTGACTTGGATGCCAGGAACGTTGGTTGCAATCGGTTGAAACGGACCGCGAATCTCATCGCTGGCGTTTGGTTTGGGATCGAACGTGTCGATGTGGGATGGTCCACCGTTGAGTTCGATGAAGATCGCTCGCTTGGCGCCTCCAGGCAGGACCCGGCCCGCTTCTTCCGCTCGCAACAGGGAAGGAAGCGACAAACCAGGAAGTGCGACAGCACCAAGGCCCAGCGTGCCCGCCCGAAGGAAATCGCGACGGACGATTCCATCGCATGTTCGATGAAGTTTCATGGGGACGTGCCTCGAAGCGAAAGGGCTGGGGGAGAGGTGGGCGGGTAGCGAGAATCAACGGGGATCGTCGGATTGGAACTGTGACCCAGAGGAAATGACGCCGAGGACACAACGCGGAAATCGCAACGAAGAAAATCAGTGTGTGATGATGAATTCTTTGGTGTTCACCAATGCCCACATCAGCGATTCAATTCCGGACTTGGGTGACTCGGATTCCGCAATGAATTCGAGCGAGGTCTGCCGCTCGTCTTGGTTGGGGAAACGAGAAAGCGTTCGTAGGTAAGCCTCGTCGACCACTTGATCCAGGGAGGTCTCTGTCTTTTCGGGGACGTCCAATTCAAGTCGAGTCAGTTTCCAAGCATCTGGATCACTCAGCAGTTCTGTCAGATCGGGAGACGCGAATCCGTAGCGTTCCAGTTTGGTTTGGACGCGTTTGTACTCCTCCTGGATTCGGTCTCGGTTGGCTCGGCGTTGTTTCGGCGTCCTCCGTTGGAAACGTTTGATCTTGGTCAGGGTTTGGCGTTGGAACTGCTCCGCTTGACGTTGGATTTGAGGGTCAACGCCAGGGCTGCCAGATTCCAGCCCCAAGGACTTCATCGTCTGCGTGACCCAGCCCTCTTTGGATCCCAGTTGCTGATACATTTCGAAGTCATTTCGCAAGTAGATCGACTGCAGCAGACTGGGCGAATCGCTGCGGTCGCAGTCGCAGTTGCTCTCGCGTTCGGATTGGCCGAACACTTGGAGTGCAAAGTTGCGATTGTTGCGGTTTTGGGTGACTCCGTTGGCAATCGCCATTTGTTGCAGCTCGCTTCGCATGCGATCTGAGTTGCTGCTGGACTGGGTTGCCAGTTGCACCGCATCGTGAATCACTTCGGCAGGGAGTCGTCGCGGAACGTGACGTGAAAAGTTGCGATCGTCGTCTCGGTTGCTGGCGTTGGTGTCCATGCTTCGCTGGTAAGCGTCGCTGGTGGTGATCTCACGAGTCAGCCATTTCAAGTCGTAGCCGCTGTCAATGAATTCTTTCGAGAGTTCATCGAGCA includes these proteins:
- a CDS encoding DUF1501 domain-containing protein encodes the protein MKLHRTCDGIVRRDFLRAGTLGLGAVALPGLSLPSLLRAEEAGRVLPGGAKRAIFIELNGGPSHIDTFDPKPNASDEIRGPFQPIATNVPGIQVSEHLPKLAQVADKFAILRGVSHTLAAHQLGREYINSGTRPIPSLEYPSYGAVMTQQRPGDHDIPNHVAIPKASHGAGFLGIQHAALETKATPTPNQPFSVRGISLPGNVSIDEVTRRQSLLKKLDRRFAALEKSESLLQGLDRFGEQAYAMITSSRAREAFDISREPESMRKQFGEDAFSQSCLLALRLIESDVRFVSLQLGGWDTHQDNFTKLKEQQLPKLDAGLSGLLVGLEQRGLLESTAVFVTGEFGRTPKINDRSVEGGRDHYPRCMFMLMAGGNVRGGQVIGESDDTAAGPRHEAITPDDVAASFYRNLGIDPTMEFESDTGRPITLVRDGHPIEALFS